CGCCTTGCGCCACTGGCCCGCGGCGGCCATTTCCTCGCCATAGGGAAAATGGCGGCGGAAGCAGTAACGGCAATTGATCGCGCAGCTGCCGCTGGCGATCAGCAGGGCCCGGCCCTCGTACTTGTGCAGCACGCCTTGGGCGGGGCGGGCCGCCAGGTCGCCCACCGCGTCCAGGCCGAAGCCCGGCACCACATCCTCTTCAGCCAGCTGGGGCAGGGCCTGCAGGAGCAGGGGATCCTGCGGGTCACCCTGGCGCATGCGCGCCACGAAGCCCCGCGGCACGCGCACGGCGAAACCGGCATCCCCCGGGGGAAGGCGGTCGGCCAGGTGCTCCAGCCCCACCAGGGCCAGCAGCTCGCACGGGTCCGTCACGGCCTCGCGCCAGAGCGCGCGCCAGTCGGGACCTGGCGGAGATAGGCGGGCGGCGTGGCTTGCGGTTATCATAGTGGGTCTTGAATCGGGCCCTGGGGCCCGGTGAAAACCCTATTCTAGCCGCCTCCCCGCGGCATCACACCTGGAGTGCAGCACATGGCCACCGCCGGTCTCAACGACGTCAAGAAGGGTATGAAGATCCTTCACAACAATGACCCGTGGGTCATTACCGACGCCGACTTCATCAAGCCCGGCAAGGGTCAGGCGTTCACCCGCATCTTCATCCGCAACCTGAAGAACGGCCGCACCACCGAGCAGACCATGAAGTCCAGCGACTCCTTCGAGGTCGCCGACGTCGTCGATACCGATATGCAGTACCTGTACTCCGACGGCGAGTTCTGGCACTTCATGCACCAGGAAAGCTTCGAACAGCACCAGGCCAGCAAGGCCGGCATGGGTGATGCCGTGAAGTGGCTGAAGGGCGAGGAAGAGTGCGTGGTCACGCTGTTCAACGGCGAGATCATCACGGTGCAGGCGCCGAACTTCGTCGAACTGAAGATCACCGAAACCGATCCGGGCCTGCGTGGCGACACCTCGGGCGGCGGCGGCAAGCCGGCCACGCTGGAAACGGGCGCGGTGGTGCGCGTGCCGCTGTTCGTCAGCACCGACGAAGTGATCAAGGTCGACACCCGCACGGGCGAATACGTCAGCCGCGTCGGCAAGTGACGCATTGGCCCGCGCGCTTGCGCGCGGCTTGCCAATGCGTCATCCCGGCGAAGGCCGGGATCCAGTGAAATATGTTGTGCGAAGCACGCGAATTCTTCTTCGCACAACCCGATGCAAAGTCACTGGATTCCCGCCTCCGCCGGAATGACGAT
This genomic interval from Dyella japonica A8 contains the following:
- the efp gene encoding elongation factor P; translation: MATAGLNDVKKGMKILHNNDPWVITDADFIKPGKGQAFTRIFIRNLKNGRTTEQTMKSSDSFEVADVVDTDMQYLYSDGEFWHFMHQESFEQHQASKAGMGDAVKWLKGEEECVVTLFNGEIITVQAPNFVELKITETDPGLRGDTSGGGGKPATLETGAVVRVPLFVSTDEVIKVDTRTGEYVSRVGK